The Pseudomonas extremaustralis genome contains a region encoding:
- the ribF gene encoding bifunctional riboflavin kinase/FAD synthetase has product MQLVRGLHNLRPQHRGCVATIGNFDGVHRGHQAILARLRERAVELGVPSCVVIFEPQPREYFTPETAPARLARLRDKLQLLAEEGVDRVLCLAFNQRLQSLSAAEFVDRILVDGLGVQHLEVGDDFRFGCDRVGDFDFLQHAGVTQGFTVEAAQTVELDGLRVSSTQVRNALAAADFALAGRLLGRPFRIAGRVLHGQKLARQLGTPTANVQLKRRRVPLTGVYLVSVDIDGQSWPGVANIGVRPTVAGDGKAHLEVHLLDFAGDLYDRRLTVVFHQKLREEQRFASLEALKTAINADVAAARALAAPSAHR; this is encoded by the coding sequence ATGCAGCTGGTTCGAGGTCTCCACAACCTGCGCCCCCAGCATCGGGGCTGCGTCGCCACTATTGGCAACTTTGACGGTGTTCACCGTGGCCACCAGGCTATCCTGGCCCGGCTGCGCGAACGTGCGGTCGAGTTGGGCGTGCCCAGCTGCGTGGTGATATTTGAGCCACAGCCGCGGGAATACTTTACCCCGGAAACGGCGCCGGCCCGCCTGGCCCGCTTGCGGGACAAGCTGCAACTGCTGGCTGAAGAAGGCGTAGACCGCGTCCTCTGCCTAGCCTTCAACCAGCGTTTGCAAAGCCTCAGCGCCGCCGAGTTCGTCGACCGTATCCTCGTCGATGGTTTGGGCGTGCAGCACCTGGAGGTCGGTGACGACTTCCGTTTCGGGTGCGATCGCGTCGGGGATTTCGATTTTCTGCAGCACGCTGGCGTTACCCAGGGGTTTACCGTCGAAGCCGCGCAAACCGTCGAACTCGATGGCCTGCGCGTGAGCAGTACCCAGGTGCGTAACGCCCTGGCCGCTGCCGACTTCGCCTTGGCCGGGCGTTTGCTCGGTCGCCCGTTCCGTATTGCCGGACGGGTACTGCACGGCCAGAAGCTGGCGCGCCAATTGGGCACGCCAACCGCCAACGTGCAACTCAAGCGCCGTCGTGTGCCGCTGACCGGGGTTTACCTGGTGAGCGTCGACATCGACGGCCAATCGTGGCCGGGAGTCGCCAACATAGGCGTCAGGCCCACGGTTGCAGGTGATGGCAAGGCCCACCTGGAAGTTCACCTTTTGGATTTTGCCGGGGATTTATATGACCGGCGTTTGACGGTGGTTTTCCACCAGAAGCTGCGTGAAGAGCAGCGTTTCGCCTCCCTCGAGGCGTTGAAAACGGCGATCAATGCGGATGTCGCCGCCGCCCGTGCACTAGCCGCACCTAGCGCCCATCGCTAA
- the murJ gene encoding murein biosynthesis integral membrane protein MurJ, with protein MNLLKSLAAVSSITMISRVLGFVRDTLLARIFGASMATDAFFIAFKLPNLLRRIFAEGAFSQAFVPILAEYKTQQGEEATRTFIAYVSGLLTLVLMLVTMVGMLAAPWVIWATAPGFANTPEKFALTTDLLRVTFPYILLISLSSLAGAILNTWNRFSVPAFVPTLLNVSMIIFALFLTPYFDPPVMALGWAVLAGGLAQLLYQLPHLKKIGMLVLPRLNLKDTGVWRVMRNMLPAILGVSVSQISLIINTAFASLLVSGSVSWMYYADRLMELPSGVLGVALGTILLPTLSRTYASKDRQEYSRILDWGLRLCFVLVLPCSLALGILAEPLTVSLFQYGQFDAHDALMTQHALIAYSVGLLGIIVIKVLAPGFYAQQNIRTPVKIAIFTLIVTQLLNLVFIGPLAHAGLALAISAGACINAGLLFYQLRKQQMFQPQPGWGLFALKLLVAVAMMSAVLLGLMHFMPAWDQGHMLERFLRLGVLVVVGVVVYFGMLLLQGFRLRDFNRKSLG; from the coding sequence ATGAATCTGCTCAAATCGTTGGCCGCCGTCAGCTCTATCACGATGATCTCCAGGGTATTGGGGTTTGTACGTGACACCCTGCTGGCGCGCATTTTTGGCGCCAGCATGGCCACGGATGCCTTCTTTATTGCCTTTAAATTGCCCAATCTGCTGCGGCGCATCTTCGCCGAGGGCGCGTTTTCCCAGGCTTTCGTACCGATCCTGGCCGAATACAAGACCCAGCAGGGCGAGGAGGCGACCCGTACTTTTATCGCTTACGTCTCGGGCCTGCTGACCCTGGTGTTGATGCTGGTGACGATGGTCGGCATGCTCGCCGCGCCCTGGGTGATCTGGGCCACCGCGCCCGGTTTTGCCAATACCCCGGAAAAATTCGCGCTCACCACGGATCTGTTGCGCGTGACCTTTCCTTATATATTGCTGATTTCCCTGTCGTCCCTGGCCGGGGCGATCCTCAATACTTGGAACCGTTTCTCGGTGCCGGCCTTCGTGCCGACCCTGCTTAACGTCAGCATGATCATCTTCGCGCTGTTCCTGACGCCGTACTTCGATCCGCCGGTGATGGCCCTGGGCTGGGCCGTGCTGGCCGGTGGCCTGGCGCAGTTGCTCTACCAGCTGCCGCACCTGAAAAAGATCGGCATGCTCGTTTTGCCGCGCCTGAACCTCAAGGACACCGGCGTGTGGCGCGTGATGCGCAACATGCTGCCGGCGATCCTTGGGGTGTCAGTCAGTCAGATTTCCCTGATCATCAATACGGCGTTCGCTTCGTTGCTGGTCTCTGGTTCAGTGTCGTGGATGTATTACGCCGATCGCTTGATGGAACTGCCTTCCGGCGTGCTCGGCGTGGCCCTGGGCACCATTTTGCTGCCGACGCTGTCGCGCACCTATGCCAGCAAGGATCGCCAGGAGTATTCGCGCATCCTCGATTGGGGCTTGCGCCTGTGCTTCGTGCTGGTGCTGCCTTGCTCCCTGGCGCTGGGCATCCTGGCCGAACCGTTGACTGTGTCGCTGTTCCAGTACGGACAATTCGACGCGCATGACGCACTGATGACGCAGCATGCGTTGATCGCCTACTCCGTCGGCCTGCTCGGCATCATCGTGATCAAAGTGCTGGCGCCCGGGTTTTATGCGCAGCAAAACATTCGTACCCCGGTGAAAATCGCGATCTTTACGCTGATCGTCACGCAACTGCTCAATCTGGTGTTTATCGGTCCATTGGCTCACGCCGGGCTGGCCCTGGCCATCAGCGCCGGTGCCTGCATCAATGCGGGTCTGCTGTTTTATCAATTGCGCAAGCAGCAGATGTTTCAGCCGCAGCCGGGTTGGGGCCTGTTTGCCCTCAAGCTATTGGTGGCTGTCGCAATGATGTCGGCGGTGCTGCTCGGCCTGATGCACTTCATGCCCGCCTGGGACCAGGGCCATATGCTGGAGCGCTTCCTGCGCCTGGGCGTGCTGGTGGTGGTGGGCGTGGTGGTGTACTTCGGGATGTTGCTGCTGCAAGGTTTCCGTCTGCGGGATTTCAATCGCAAGTCGCTGGGTTAG
- the rpsT gene encoding 30S ribosomal protein S20, whose translation MANTPSAKKRAKQAEKRRSHNASLRSMVRTYIKNVVKAIDTKDAEKAQAAYVLAVPVIDRMADKGIIHKNKAARHKSRLNGHIKALNVAAAA comes from the coding sequence GTGGCCAACACACCTTCCGCCAAAAAACGTGCAAAACAGGCTGAGAAGCGTCGCAGCCACAACGCCAGCCTGCGTTCCATGGTCCGTACCTACATCAAGAATGTAGTTAAGGCCATCGACACCAAAGACGCTGAAAAAGCCCAAGCTGCTTACGTTCTGGCAGTGCCGGTTATCGACCGTATGGCCGATAAAGGCATCATCCACAAGAACAAGGCCGCTCGTCATAAGAGCCGCCTGAATGGCCACATCAAGGCTCTGAACGTTGCTGCTGCAGCCTAA